The DNA window GCTGTTGATTttcgtttccttctttttccCCTCGATCGATCATTCTCGTCTTGTGTTGCACAAACTTGTCCTGCCGCATTTGTTAACCCGATCGATCACAGACACCGCCAGTCCTACCTATTACACATGCATTCTTCCATTGGCCTGGGATTTCAGCTTGGTCAAATGATTCCATATGATCATCTCAACTCTCCCTAGCCAACCGGATTGCTCAGATGGGTTCTTTCAAGTCCTTTCAGAAACTGAACCTTGTGCGGACCTGCGCTTCGTTACAATCTTTTCTTGGATACGACATGGCGAGATGCTCCTGGATCCAATTGACGATGTTTCATGCCTCTTCGGCTCTCAGCATACCCTGAACTGGACGGACCGCTTCGAGTGCTCCCAGACTTCAACACGAGATCCAGTCAGCATCTATTGCCTGGAAACGCTCAGGTAATTTCACGACACGAGACGATATTCCTTGGACTGCGTCATTGTTTCTTATCTTTTCAACCCCTGAGTCCAAGTTAGGGCTGAGAGGTCGTATATCGCACCGTTGCCGCCTACTAGCACGTGGTGGCTGGTTCAAGCCTTCAGGAACACGAGCTATCGCTTCGGTACCAGGCGTTCGTCCTTGCAGATTAGCCCCTGTTGACATGTCGAACAAAGGCCCAAAATAGATATGAACCCCCACATTCTGAGCACTGACAACAGCAAAACATAACCTACAGCTTCAGCTCCGAGAAGCGGGACCCGCACCGACCGGCTTCCACCAAGACTGGACTGGCCTGGCCGCTCCGTCCCGGGATTGGAGAAATCGGAGGCCCTCGGGATTTGGCCGTGAGAACCTCATTCTCTTTCTGtcgaccttcttcttgtGGCACGCGACATGGACCAAAGGGAGTCAGAGCTCAATGCTGGCCTGTAAAGACCATCCCTTTCATTTCAGCGGATGCCGAATCGGATCCCGTATTATGTTGCATGCTGGCCAAGCCAAGTCTCATCCTGTTTCGTTTTGCTTCTTTCTCACCCCAGCAAACTCCTATACCGATGAGCAGGCGATCGTGCTGTTCGATCGTGCCCCTGTCGTAGAAGAGGTTTTCCGACTTACAGTCAATGTTTCTTGATGTGCATATGTGACGTAGGGGTTCTCAAACCACTGCTTCTAGGTCCACAGGCAGTGCAAAACATTTACCCATTCAATCATAGGCGGCCGCTTTTCTCTCAATATGGCCTCACTGATCTCATTACCCCCGGGACAGGATAAAGCCTCTACGGGTTTTTCTGAACAAGCCCCCGCCACCGAAGACTTAGCGAGTCATGGGGCTAAGAGCATCAGTGCTACTTGATTGGACACAGACCCTGCAGCTTTCGTCTAGAAAAACGAGCTTTGCTCCCTAGAAATCTATTTGGGGATATCCCGCCAACTGGCGTGGATTGCATCGGGCAAAGGCTGGTTCTCAATACGAAGAAGAATTCTTGAATGCCATGGCCAACCAGCCTTTGCCTTGTCCATATCGTGTCAGCCGTGTCTCTAGACCACGCTTCTCGTGGAATATTTCCCATCGAACCACCCCGAAGTTATTCGTAGCGGCGCCGGTCTCATAATATGCGGAACCTCCACTAGTAGCATATAGACAAAAGCCATTGCTGAGCCCATAGACTTGTTCGTTGTCGAAAGAGTTATAACCCTCAATTGCGACAAAGATATGCCCAAGCAACAACATCATGGCACCGCCAAAGGATAAAGAACGAAAGAGGAAGTTCCATCGAAGAAGCAAGAACGGATGCACCCGATGCAAGGCCAGGCATGTGAGGTGCGACGAAGAAAAACCACTTTGGTATGTTTGTTTATAAGCTTCAAATCTTACTCGTGCAACAGCCGACCATTTCCCCTCCTTTCTGACTGTTGCTGCACGGCTACGCGCGGCTCGGATGTGGGATAGACGATAGACGAGCTCTGCATAAGGATCCGGTCGCGTCTAATGGCGTTCGTTGTAAGGACTGACTAACCGACATTGCCAATATAGCACCAACTGCCTTCAAACCGGAAGTGACTGCATCTATCCGACTCCAGAACAATCGCTGCCATCCAATGAATCTTTTCCCTCGCCGGCTTCATCCAGCAATACTGCCCTTGCGAGCTTCGGCTCCCAAATGGCACACATAGAACCTCCGTCGCCAGGCTCGAGTAACGCTCTCAACAACTACGTTGGAGGGTCTTTTGACGCTCTCCCGGAGCCCTCGAAGCGCCTTTTGCGTCATTGTATGCCTCGAAATCACAAACGAATCTTGCCGTAACTAATCTCTTGGCTAGTTTCACAATACACGGTTTGGGGTCAAAGGCCTGTAGTTCGAGAGCTGGAATCCGCGGCGTATGATAACCCAACAAGGTCACACCGATCGGAAGAGTTTGACACTGACATCCGTCTAGAATTCAAAAGTCTTTCGAGAATCCGGGATACATGCACATGTGCCTCATGCTTTCGGCTTGTCAGTGGGCATGGGTCACGGGCTCAATGGATGAGGTCAGGATCCCATTTCTGTACCATAAAGCAGCAACATATCAATTTGCGAGAGAACAAATCCAGAATCCAGAACTAGCACAGAGCGGCGACACAATGTTGGCTATATCTGCACTGGCATTGACAGAGGTATGAACGTTTTGGGTGTAATAGTGCAAGTATGCTGCCAGGTTTGATGCTGACCGGTTGGTGATCCAGGGTGCGATAGGTGAGTTGGATGCTTCTTCGAGGCATTTGAAGGGAATCCAGTCCGCAGTAAGGCAATGGAACAGGGCGATTGACCCTGTGCCAACAATACCTCAAAGGATGCTCAAGATGTGAGTTGTGCGAATGAGATGTCGGTTTCCCTGGCCAGACATTTGCTGACGAATAAAAACAACAGGGTTGGAGAAGGACTACGAACCGGAAAAGCAGGCCAGCTTGTTAACGTGCCTGAGTATCAACCGACCTTTATGGCCCTGTTGTTTGCCTCGATATGGGATATCACAGCGTTACCACCGCGCGAAGCCCCGAGATATGGTTGGTGGGAAGATCTCGAAACACCAGCGGCCAGACTATGGCAAAATCATACCAGagacctcaacctcaactaTGAGATCTCGAGAGGGTTTAGCGCGGGCCAATATGTGCCGCGAATCCTGAATGGTGACCCAAAGAGCAGCCGGACGAGTTTCATCGCTACCTTTTTCTATCTGTGCTCAGAACTAGGCGATAGATACTTTGACGTGACCATGATCGATTGGCTTCTCGAACAGCTCATCGACGATGTAAATGCTGGTGAAGAGCACCTCAGAATGAGTGAATGGACACAGTCACTCTGGTTGTTTTGCGTACTGTTTGGTGCGTCTATGGCCTTCACAGGTCGGGCAAACAACGTAATTGAGCAGAGACAACTGGCCAGGTGGCGGGCTGTTTATGGCGACAAGATGAAACTGGCCAGCCGAGAGTTGGGCATCACAAGTTGGCAGTCAGCCCGAGCAATGCTGGCAGCtgtcgtgggagaaatggaCGGCGAATTAGAAAGGGGCTTAGAGGAGTTATGGAACGAGGGGATATCTGGAGAGACGATGGGCGATAGCAGCACAAGTCCTGCGGTGGTAGAGCTGACAGAGTCGGATTAATCTCGATTTTGTTTGTCCATCTGACTGGTTTCTGATACGAAGGACAATAAGCAAACAGCGTATATATGTGAGCTATCACAGTTGAGTTGGCGCCGGACTGAGGCGGCCCAACGTTGGCGGGCGTTATGGGTGACGGGATATTCAAAGACGGGTCGGCTGAGCTGACAGTAATTCCACCAACAATAGAAACCCTATACCACAGACAAACCGAATTGtgataataattaataacaAACCTGATCTTATTAACCGAGAGATGTAGTGGATGATATTGATAGGTGAGGTTAAAGTGGTTGCGGGCCTTCTTCACGTGGGATAACGGCCCGTTGGTCCTTCCTTCCCTTCCATTGTCCCTTCCAGTTTCCTTCCCAGATTGGAAAAAAACGGGAAGTGGGAAGTGGGTAGTTAGTGGAAGGAGGGAAGGGACGGGTACGGAAAGTGCGGGAAAGGCTGTCCCGCTCTACGGCTGCAGGTAGAGAGAGAGTCAGTGCCTACGAAGTCAGTGCCTGGGGAAGGTAAACTCAAAACTGCGGGTTTTTTTGAATCCCATGAATCAGATGCCAACTTTCTTTTGTTGATTGGACCCCTTTCTCTTTACGACTCAGGATCAACCGGTACTGGAAATTACCGACAGTAACAATTTCAATGCCAATCGTTGTCTCTGTTTTGCCGTGTTTTCTCGTCTGTCATTGCGTCAAGCGCCTGGTGCACTTCGCACATTCTTGACCGCAGTTCTGTGTCATAACCATCCCACCAAACACTTTGCCGGCCCATTCTGTAGCCCGCTTGCATTATCGTGACAGACGCTTAGAAGCATGCTAAAAACAAACCAAGCCCACCTCGCCCTGTTGCGGTCAATCACAGGACAAAAGGAGACCACCTGGGTGACCAGCGGCAGTCTCGGTGTGCCGTCTGTTGCATATTGGCTCATATAACTCGCTTTGGTTGGCGATGCTTGCTTTGTTTAACCCACCCATGCTGACTTGGCCGCAGCATGAAGGGGGGTCATTTACGATAATAGCGCAGCGGGCCACGAAAACATGACCAGAATCTGTCGGAAATGAGAAGCAGACATGGAGGATTCAACAGAGGTTGGTTCTTGGAAGCATGAGTCTGTGGTGAAGTGATCGTCAGGAGCTGAGGCACTTTACGAGCCAATGCGCAAGCCGCCGCGTCCAAGACTTCTTCAAGCCTAGTTTTCATCCAAGAATGCTTGGAAGGGTTGACTTGTTCATGAGGATCAGCCGCATCACCCTTTTACATACGACACAAACGAAATGACAAGTTGGATGCAATTTCGGCCAACCTCAGTCTTTTCAGCCCGTCCGCTCTGTTTCCTCTCATCTTCTCGCATCACATCCTCGTCGGCAAGCCTGGTTTTGCGCTCACAAGCTGCAGTGATGCGTTGTCCAACAGCCATTATCCCTCCATCTCATAGGCCAACGACAAGTGATAGGAGGGAGGCCAGGGTGATATCTCCACATGTCTCCATCCCAAATCAGGGAAGTTAACCAGTCGCCCATCGCTATGGCCCATCCCTCGCGTCTCATCCCTGCAATAATCCAACACACCGGTTTCTGCACTCTGAAATCACAAACGCCAGCTCACGCCAACTCACTCCTGCGACCAGACAGCGGCCGCGTTTTGCGGCAGTTCCATGGTCAGTGCAACCCTGTCCCGGTAGGTCGTCAGGCTTCGATAACAATAAAACCCGCAGGATCCCTCGTTGCCCAACGTCTCACTTCTGCTCCTCAATTTCCTGCCCAACTCTCGCCTCTTACTACCCAACCAACAATTCGGTCTGATCCTTCATAGACTACCGAgcctttttacttttcttataCACAACTACCAACGCTTCCAATCTTTTAGGAGTTTGAAAGCAACCCAATCAGCCCTAGGATATATCCTGTCGCGCAACAACACCAGCATCTCGACAGATTGCCACTGGCCTGAACTTGCAAGACGACGTCCATCGTTGATCTTTGCTACTGAACGAGCTCAATTTTGCTCTACATTCCGAGGATACAATGACTGTTACTCTTGTGACACAGCCTGCTACCATGCACGCTTTCAAGACTGACCTCGATGAGGTTCATTCGCTGCACAGGTACTgtttttcttactctttcCTGGGAGGCTTGCgtttgctttttcttaatCATGTTGCGCTCAAATCATGTATAACGACAATCTTGCTTCACTCCAAGGACATGCCAGGAAACTACAGCCATCATTCACCCCATGGACATTTACCAGGAACAATACCGGATTCAGGACCTTTCATAAACCCGTGGAGAATGTCGACAACTATCCGTGGATTTCTCAATTTTCTGGCTCTGTCCGCCCGGACATGAAAACAATAATTTTTACTATACCGGCCATGTGCTTTCTGTGAGTATTGGCCGTTTTCCAATTTGAAAACACCAACATACGCCTGGACTACTACAACCCTGGACTTTTTCATGGAACAACCAAGGATTTTCTACATCATTTAAAGGAACGCGACCCTAGGACTCATAGGCTATTTTCTGGACCCTTCAGGATGGATCTTTCATTTACGGAACTTGCTTCGACGGAGTTAAACACGACCCAAGGAATCTCGCCTGGACTTCTGCTGCTTCTGTGCCGCTTTGCGGTGTTAGACTCTAAGGTAGCATCTGGCTTAATCGCCGAGCAATCCAATTTGATTGCATTTGTGCAACCGCACATGACATCCGTCTGGTCAACTATCTGATTTCCGCtggtctttcttttttactgGACACCATGGACACCCATGATCTCAATGATTGCTTTACCCAACTCGGCTTCCATCCAACTCGACCATGTCTGCATTGCTATACCAACTTGTTTTTATGCGGATACTTAGATGTAACATGGCCTTTCCGACACAACTCAGCCAACTCTGGATCACCGCACTGGACTCGATGTACTTGACTTGATGTTAATGCTTACGACCTCTTGACCCGGCAACGACCCTTTCAAATGGACACCCCAAGGAACACGACAGGAATGCAAGATCTAACCATAGGTTGTACTTGACACTGTCATACTTGGTCTGTAATGAACACTCCCGCCAGCTTTACTAAAGCTAACCTGTCCGATAGATTCAAAGTTGATTCAAGCAattgaccttggccttgtttttgttttcttctttctttctgttTTCTTGCTTTCAGACTTGCGCAGAACGGCAAACTAACCCTTGCTCAGCGATTCTAGCTACTACCAGCCTTCTATGGCCTCCAATGgactcttttctttctctcaaACAGAACCATCTACGGACCTTTTGACAGGTTCGTCATGGGCTACGACAGTAGAAGGACCACAGAACTTTCAAGATTTCTCAGACAACGGATCCACCCACTCTGGAGAAGCCGAGGAGTTCATTTTCACATCTGGCCATGCCACACCCCGAGGAACCCGTGTACACTCCCAAGGAAACTGGTCCGCTTCCAGGACTGCCGCTTCAGTAACCCAAGGTGGACAAGCCATGTCCAGGGTCAGCTCAAGCAGGTCTAGCGGTTCATCGCTATCACAATCATCACATCTGTCCAACATGGACTTCACAGGTAATGCTTCTGCTCTTCAGACTGGAACTCAAACCGGATCCATTCATGGACTTGATACTTGCATCCTGGATCCTGTCGATGGTATGTCGACTCAGATGTACTGGCCCGGATACTCTCTTGATGCCGCATTGAATGGCGATGCCACTTTCTCTCTACCTGATTCAAGCCCTCTACACGTTGTTCCTTCTCACATGCAGCTTGGCCCTGATGTTTCTCTTGCCGAGAACTCTCCCCCTAGCCCTTGGGACTGCTTTTCCAGCTCCATTTCCCGCTCATCATCCCCCAACACCATTGAGGACTTGTGGTTCCCTAACCAGAGCCCCAACTCCTCTCCTCAGATCCAGTGCCAGTCACCCAGGTATGTAATTCCTGACAGAGTAATGACACCTGATTCGGTTTCTTACCAAGTCGATTGTTTTAGCCTTGACCGCAACATTCCATTGATCCCTGAGGATGTCAACGGAAAGGCCCTTTCCACTCTTGATGAATTTCCCGCTGCTTCTGCCTTCACCGGACCACGACGACAGAACAGTGATGGTGAGTCCGCACGGGACCACGACCTTTACAAGAAGGCCGCTCCTTTTGAGGATGGACTTTACCACTGCCCATGGGAGGGACAACCCAGCTGCAGCCACCGACCCGAGAAGCTTAAGTGCAACTATGAGTAAGAAACAACACTATTGTAGACAAGCTCCATATACTGACTCTGTGATTTAGCAAGTTTGTTGACTCTCACCTGAAGCCCTACCGCTGCAAGGCTGAGTCATGCGAGGGCGCCCGCTTCTCTTCCACTGCTTGCCTGCTCCGCCATGAGCGTGAGGCTCACGGACTCCACGGCCATGGTGACAAGCCTTTCCTTTGTGTTTATGAGGGCTGTGAGCGTGCTGTTCACGGAAATGGATTCCCCCGCCAGTGGAACCTGCGCGACCACATGAAGCGTGTTCACAATGACCACGGTAGCTCCAGTGGCTCACCTACAACTGGATCTGCTCAACCCGCCAAGGGACGTAAGCGCAAGACCGAGACCTCGGAGACTCAGACTTCCAACAGCCGCAAGGCGGCTGTCAAGTCCATGCCTCCTCCCCCGGAGCCCAAGGAGAACTTGACCCAGCCTCTCATTGACCAATGGATGGAGCACCACAAGGCTGTTCAGAGCCTCATGCGAAATGTTGTCAAGCCTGAGGATGCCCAGAACCTCAAGCACCTCGGAACCATGCAGAGCCGTCTGAACTCCATGATCAAGCTCACCACGGACCTCAACGCCATCAACAACCCCGGAAACACTCTGGCTGGTACTGGCTGAATGAATTTGTAAGTCTCAACATTATTGCAAGCAAGCGCAATGTACTAACTCGAGTTCACAGATATGCAAGTCTTGTCTGCTACCAAACCCAACAAAATTGATTTGTGCAAGTGCACAACGAGAGATGAATATCCGTCTGATATAGAGACAAATTCTGAATCTCCAAGACGTCCCAAGGTTCGGGCAAAAAATGCCCACAATCTACGGCAGAGGCACCTGTCCTGCACAGTAGAGCTTATCCCAAGGAACGGATGCACTGCATCACAACCGGAATCTCTACAACCCCAGGATACGGATATGGCCCCAAGGATTGCGCCGCCGCTGCGCCAGGAGAATAACGGAGTCCCCGTTATGGGAGAAACAAAATGACTCGATGAGTCGACAGagcaaggaaaagaaggggGACGTCGGAGGAGAAAACATTAGATAGAATGATCATTCGAAAAAAGATTGATCCACATTTTACAGATAACAACAACAGATGGCCCTTGACTACAGGAAAGGGTAGCAGATTAGACATTTTGTTTGGGAGGAATTTTGACATTGGAAACATGACTGGATAGGATTTGGGAGTTGAATCGAGTTTTTACTATTACATTTGTTCCAAAGATGATTGAAGTGAAGTCGCTATTGAGATGACATTTATGTTGACCATGGCATAATATCTATGGCTCGGCAACATGAAAATGCTTAACAATGTTCTACAGTGTACATCGTCAGAGATATGCTTGTAAAATAGAGGAAACTGCTGAAAGACAAGTCATGATCAGCGGTGAAACCTGCATCCGTTCGGAAGAAGCAGGGTCGACTGGGTGAGACTCTGGGGCAAGATCGTGGGGACATGAGTGCATTTACAAGCAGCCTTGAAATAACATTTGCGTTTTTTATCAACACTCCTTTG is part of the Fusarium poae strain DAOMC 252244 chromosome 4, whole genome shotgun sequence genome and encodes:
- a CDS encoding hypothetical protein (TransMembrane:1 (o386-407i)), producing the protein MAPPKDKERKRKFHRRSKNGCTRCKARHVSTNCLQTGSDCIYPTPEQSLPSNESFPSPASSSNTALASFGSQMAHIEPPSPGSSNALNNYVGGSFDALPEPSKRLLRHFSQYTVWGQRPVVRELESAAIQKSFENPGYMHMCLMLSACQWAWVTGSMDEVRIPFLYHKAATYQFAREQIQNPELAQSGDTMLAISALALTEGAIGELDASSRHLKGIQSAVRQWNRAIDPVPTIPQRMLKMVGEGLRTGKAGQLVNVPEYQPTFMALLFASIWDITALPPREAPRYGWWEDLETPAARLWQNHTRDLNLNYEISRGFSAGQYVPRILNGDPKSSRTSFIATFFYLCSELGDRYFDVTMIDWLLEQLIDDVNAGEEHLRMSEWTQSLWLFCVLFGASMAFTGRANNVIEQRQLARWRAVYGDKMKLASRELGITSWQSARAMLAAVVGEMDGELERGLEELWNEGISGETMGDSSTSPAVVELTESD
- a CDS encoding hypothetical protein (BUSCO:27323at5125) — encoded protein: MTVTLVTQPATMHAFKTDLDEVHSLHSDSSYYQPSMASNGLFSFSQTEPSTDLLTGSSWATTVEGPQNFQDFSDNGSTHSGEAEEFIFTSGHATPRGTRVHSQGNWSASRTAASVTQGGQAMSRVSSSRSSGSSLSQSSHLSNMDFTGNASALQTGTQTGSIHGLDTCILDPVDGMSTQMYWPGYSLDAALNGDATFSLPDSSPLHVVPSHMQLGPDVSLAENSPPSPWDCFSSSISRSSSPNTIEDLWFPNQSPNSSPQIQCQSPSLDRNIPLIPEDVNGKALSTLDEFPAASAFTGPRRQNSDGESARDHDLYKKAAPFEDGLYHCPWEGQPSCSHRPEKLKCNYDKFVDSHLKPYRCKAESCEGARFSSTACLLRHEREAHGLHGHGDKPFLCVYEGCERAVHGNGFPRQWNLRDHMKRVHNDHGSSSGSPTTGSAQPAKGRKRKTETSETQTSNSRKAAVKSMPPPPEPKENLTQPLIDQWMEHHKAVQSLMRNVVKPEDAQNLKHLGTMQSRLNSMIKLTTDLNAINNPGNTLAGTG